In Carya illinoinensis cultivar Pawnee chromosome 7, C.illinoinensisPawnee_v1, whole genome shotgun sequence, the following are encoded in one genomic region:
- the LOC122315938 gene encoding aconitate hydratase 1, which produces MAGENPFKSILKTLEKPGGGQFGKYYSLPALEDPRIDKLPYSIKILLESAIRNCDEFEVKSKDVEKIIDWENTSPKQVEIPFKPARVLLQDFTGVPAVVDLACMRDAMNRLGGNSNKINPLVPVDLVIDHSVQVDVARSENAVQANMEFEFQRNKERFGFLKWGSNAFHNMLVVPPGSGIVHQVNLEYLGRVVFNTDGMLYPDSVVGTDSHTTMIDGLGVAGWGVGGIEAEAAMLGQPMSMVLPGVVGFKLLGRLRDGVTATDLVLTVTQMLRKHGVVGKFVEFYGEGMSELSLADRATIANMSPEYGATMGFFPVDHVTLQYLKLTGRSDDTIAMIESYLRANNMFVDYTEPQVERVYSSSLELNLEDVEPCISGPKRPHDRVPLREMKADWFACLDNRVGFKGFAVPKESQNKAVDFTFHGTPAQLRHGDVVIAAITSCTNTSNPSVMLGAALVAKKACELGLEVKPWIKTSLAPGSGVVTKYLQRSGLQKYLNQLGFHIVGYGCTTCIGNSGDLDEAVASAITENDIVAAAVLSGNRNFEGRVHPLTRANYLASPPLVVAYALAGTVNIDFETEPIGLGKDGKKIFFRDIWPSNEEVANVVQSSVLPDMFRATYEAITKGNPMWNQLSVPSGTLYSWDPTSTYIHEPPYFKEMSMSPPGLHGVKNAYCLLNFGDSITTDHISPAGSIHKDSPAARYLLERGVDRRDFNSYGSRRGNDEIMARGTFANIRLVNKLLKGEVGPKTIHIPTGEKLSVFDAAMRYKSEGHETVILAGAEYGSGSSRDWAAKGPMLLGVKAVIAKSFERIHRSNLVGMGIIPLCFKPGEDAETLGLTGHERYSIHLPSSVNEIRPGQDLAVVTDNGKSFTCTLRFDTEVELAYFDHGGILQYVIRNLINSHH; this is translated from the exons ATGG CTGGTGAGAACCCTTTCAAGAGCATATTGAAGACGCTCGAGAAGCCAGGCGGTGGTCAGTTCGGCAAGTACTACAGCTTGCCAGCTCTAGAAGATCCCAGAATCG ATAAGCTCCCATACTCTATTAAGATACTTCTCGAATCAGCGATTCGTAACTGTGATGAATTTGAGGTTAAGAGTAAGGATGTGGAGAAGATTATTGATTGGGAGAACACCTCTCCCAAACAGGTTGAAATCCCATTCAAGCCTGCCAGAGTGCTGCTGCAG GATTTTACTGGGGTTCCAGCAGTTGTTGATCTTGCTTGCATGCGGGATGCTATGAACAGGCTTGGTGGaaattctaataaaattaaCCCATTG GTTCCTGTAGATCTTGTCATAGACCACTCAGTTCAGGTTGATGTGGCAAGATCAGAAAATGCAGTGCAAGCAAATATGGAATTTGAGTTCCAGCGTAACAAAGAAAGATTTGGTTTCCTCAAATGGGGATCTAATGCATTCCATAACATGCTCGTTGTTCCTCCTGGATCAGGGATAGTTCATCAG GTCAATCTAGAATACCTTGGCAGAGTTGTGTTCAACACAGATGGCATGCTTTACCCTGATAGTGTTGTCGGAACAGATTCACATACAACAATGATTGACGGATTGGGTGTTGCTGGATGGGGAGTTGGCGGGATAGAAGCAGAAGCTGCAATGCTTGGCCAG CCAATGAGCATGGTCCTGCCTGGTGTGGTTGGTTTTAAATTACTGGGAAGACTGAGAGATGGTGTAACAGCTACCGACTTGGTTTTGACAGTAACTCAAATGCTGAGGAAGCATGGAGTAGTTGGCAAGTTTGTGGAGTTCTATG GGGAAGGCATGAGTGAATTGTCACTAGCAGATCGTGCAACTATTGCGAACATGTCTCCTGAGTATGGTGCAACAATGGGCTTCTTTCCTGTGGATCATGTCACCCTGCAATACCTGAAACTGACTGGCAGAAGTGATGACACT ATTGCTATGATAGAATCCTATTTACGTGCTAATAACATGTTTGTGGACTACACTGAG CCCCAAGTTGAAAGAGTTTACTCCTCCTCTTTAGAGCTTAATCTTGAAGATGTTGAACCTTGTATATCTGGTCCAAAGAG GCCACATGATCGTGTCCCTCTGAGAGAGATGAAAGCTGATTGGTTTGCATGCCTTGATAATAGAGTTGGTTTTAAG GGTTTTGCTGTACCAAAGGAATCTCAAAATAAGGCTGTAGATTTCACATTTCATGGGACCCCGGCACAGCTTAGGCATGGGGATGTGGTTATTGCTGCAATTACTAGCTGCACTAATACCTCAAATCCTAGTGTAATGCTTGGAGCTGCACTAGTTGCGAAAAAAGCCTGTGAACTTGGATTGGAG GTGAAGCCATGGATTAAGACAAGTCTGGCACCTGGTTCCGGCGTTGTAACCAAATACTTGCAAAGGAG TGGCTTGCAGAAGTATTTGAATCAGCTAGGGTTTCATATAGTTGGATATGGTTGTACGACATGCATTGGGAATTCAGGAGATCTTGATGAAGCAGTGGCGTCAGCAATTACTGAAAATG ATATTGTAGCTGCAGCTGTATTGTCTGGAAATAGGAATTTTGAGGGCCGTGTGCATCCTTTAACAAGGGCCAATTATCTTGCTTCACCTCCCCTCGTGGTTGCCTATGCTCTTGCTGGGACG GTAAATATCGATTTTGAAACAGAACCAATTGGATTGGGGAAAgatggaaagaaaatatttttcaggGACATTTGGCCATCCAATGAAGAAGTGGCAAAT GTTGTGCAATCAAGTGTGCTGCCTGATATGTTTAGGGCTACATATGAAGCAATCACCAAGGGCAACCCGATGTGGAATCAATTATCTGTACCTTCTGGCACTCTCTACTCCTGGGACCCAACATCCACATATATACATGAGCCACCCTACTTTAAAGAAATGAGCATGTCTCCTCCAGGCCTTCATGGAGTGAAGAATGCTTACTGCTTGCTCAACTTTGGCGATAGCATTACAACTGACCACATCTCACCAGCTGGTAGCATCCACAAAGACAGTCCTGCAGCCAGATACCTTCTGGAGCGTGGGGTTGATAGGAGAGACTTCAACTCTTATGGAAGTCGTCGTGGTAATGATGAGATCATGGCAAGGGGCACTTTTGCCAATATTCGCCTTGTCAATAAACTATTGAAAGGAGAAGTTGGGCCAAAAACCATTCATATTCCCACTGGCGAGAAACTATCCGTATTTGATGCTGCCATG AGGTACAAGAGTGAGGGGCATGAAACAGTTATTTTGGCTGGTGCTGAGTATGGGAGTGGAAGTTCTCGTGATTGGGCTGCCAAGGGGCCAATGCTACTG GGTGTGAAAGCAGTCATAGCAAAGAGCTTTGAGCGCATTCACCGCAGTAATTTGGTGGGCATGGGTATTATTCCACTATGTTTTAAGCCTGGGGAGGATGCTGAGACTCTTGGGTTGACTGGCCATGAACGATATAGCATCCATCTTCCAAGCAGTGTGAATGAAATTAGACCTGGTCAAGATCTTGCAGTAGTTACAGACAATGGAAAGTCCTTCACTTGTACACTAAGATTTGACACAGAG GTGGAACTGGCTTATTTTGATCATGGAGGCATTCTGCAATACGTCATTCGAAACTTGATCAATTCTCATCATTAA
- the LOC122317399 gene encoding probable prolyl 4-hydroxylase 10, protein MVKPRYPRLAPRKSSSSAMALTMLVTFTCVILILLALGILSIPNISGGDSPKANDLSTIVRNTMDRIDADEEIEEQWTELISWEPRAFVYHNFLTKEECEYLISLAKPHMEKSTVVDSETGKSKDSRVRTSSGTFLARGRDKIIRNIEKKIAGFTFLPVEHGEGFQILHYEVGQKYEPHFDYFLDEFNTKNGGQRMATVLMYLSDVEEGGETVFPAAMGNFSSVPWWNELSDCGKEGLSVKPKMGDALLFWSMKPDATLDPSSLHGGCPVIKGNKWSATKWLHINEYKI, encoded by the exons ATGGTGAAGCCGAGGTACCCCCGCCTAGCGCCTCGGAAATCGTCGTCTTCAGCAATGGCTCTTACCATGCTCGTCACGTTCACCTGCGTTATTCTCATCCTCCTCGCTCTCGGAATCCTCTCGATTCCGAACATTTCCGGCGGCGATTCGCCAAAGGCCAACGATCTCAGCACCATTGTACGGAACACGATGGATAG GATTGATGCAGATGAGGAAATAGAGGAGCAATGGACGGAATTGATCTCCTGGGAGCCTAGAGCTTTTGTGTACCATAATTTCTTG ACCAAGGAGGAGTGTGAGTATCTAATCAGTCTTGCGAAGCCTCACATGGAAAAGTCAACAGTTGTTGATAGTGAAACTGGAAAGAGTAAAGATAGTCG GGTTCGTACAAGCTCTGGAACATTTCTGGCTAGAGGACgtgataaaataattagaaacatTGAGAAGAAAATTGCTGGTTTCACCTTTTTACCTGTAG AGCATGGGGAAGGATTTCAAATACTCCACTACGAAGTTGGACAAAAATATGAGCCTCACTTTGACTATTTCCTAGATGAGTTTAACACCAAAAATGGGGGTCAGCGGATGGCTACAGTTCTTATGTATCT CTCAGACGTTGAAGAAGGTGGTGAGACGGTGTTTCCTGCTGCCATGGGGAATTTTAGCTCTGTGCCTTGGTGGAATGAGCTATCTGATTGTGGTAAAGAAGGACTTTCTGTTAAACCAAAGATGGGTGATGCTCTGCTTTTCTGGAGCATGAAGCCTGATGCCACTTTAGATCCATCAAGTTTGCATG GTGGTTGCCCTGTGATTAAGGGGAACAAGTGGTCAGCTACTAAATGGTTGCACATAAACGAGTACAAAATCTGA